CAGCTCGTGCGACATATCGGCGACGAACCGCCGGGACGCCGCCTCACGCCCGCTCAGCTCCGCGACCCGGTGCTCCAGGCGCTCCGCCGTACGGTTGAACGTCCGGGAGAGGTCGGCGAGTTCATCGGTGCCGGTCACCCGCAGCCGGGTGTCCAGCCGCCCCTCGCCGAGCTGCCGCGCGGCATGTCCCAGCCGCTGTACGGGCCGCAGCACCGTCGTCGCCGCGGCCTGCGCCAGCAGGGCCGAGCCGACCAGCGCGAGCGCCGTGGCGATCCCCAGCGACCAGGCCAGTGAGGTGAGGTCCTGCCGCTCGGCGGCCAGGGACTTCATCATGTAGCCGGTGGGCCCGCCGCCGATCACCTTTGCCCCGGCGACGAGGTAGGGAGTGTCCCCGACCTGCTTGCGCTGCCAGTAGAGATGGTGCGCGTAGCGGTTGGACTCGTCGACCGGCCGCACCTCGTTGACCGCGCTGCGCAGCGCTGCGGGCACGTTCGTGAGTGTCAGCAGGTCCTTGTCCGTGGTGGCCGCGCAGTCCTTGCCCTCGCGGTCGACACCTATCAGGAGCACCGCGTAGTTCTGCGGCCCGGCCGCCATCTGCCGGGCGGCGTCCTGGAGTTCGGCGCACCGCGGGTGCAGCGGCAGCGACCGGGTGTTGTCCTCCAGCGCCTTGCGGAAGTCCTTGAGGACGGCGTTCTGTGTGCGGTCCAGAACGGTGTTGCGGTTGAGCCAGTACGCGATGCCCGAAGCGGAGACCGCGGCGGTCAATGCCACCAGCGCAAAGACCACGACCAGCCGCAGTCGCAGACTGGTCCAGCGCAGCAGCCCCGAGGGGCGGCCCAGCATCCGCAGCACCCGCCGGCCGGGGGCGGGCGCACCGGCACCCCCGGCCCCGTCGCCCCCGCCGTCCTCCGTCGTCGCACCGCTCGTGGAACGCCTGCTCACTGCGGCGAGTCCAGCCGGTAGCCGACGCCGCGGACCGTACGGATCAGGGTCGGGGAGGACGGTACGTCCTCCACCTTCGCGCGCAGCCGCTGCACACACGCGTCCACCAGGCGCGAGTCGCCCAGGTAGTCGTGCTCCCACACCAGCCGCAACAACTGCTGCCGGGACAGCGCCTGGCCGGGCCGGCGGCTCAGCTCCAGCAGCAACCGCAGCTCGGTCGGCGTCAGCTGCAGGTCCTCACCGTTCTTGGTCACCGTCATCGCCGACCGGTCGATCATCAGCGAGCCGAACGTCGCGGAGTCACTGGACTCACGCTCGCCACGGCGCAGTACGGCCCGGATCCGGGCGTCCAGCACCCTTCCCTGCACCGGTTTGACGACATAGTCGTCGGCGCCGGACTCCAGGCCCACCACGACATCGATATCGTCGTTACGCGCGGTGAGCAGGATGATGGGCAGCTGGTCCGTACGCCTGATCCGCCGGCACACCTCGAAACCGTCGATGCCCGGCAGCATCACATCCAGCACGATCAGGTCCGGGCGCTGCTCGCGCAGCAGCTTCAGGCCGTCCTCGCCCGTCGCCGCGGTCACCACACGGTGACCCTGGCGCGACAGCGAGAGTTCGAGGGCCGTGCGGATGGCGTCGTCGTCCTCGATCAGCAACAGGAAAGGCACGTCGGCCATTCTGGCCCATGGGACGCCGGGAGATCGACCAGTAGCGCTCTCGTACACAAGGCCCGCACCCGTGCGGCGTCCGCGACGCGCCGCACCGGCCCCTGTGACAGGCCTGTGACAGTCGGCGGACAACGCGATGAAACTGGGTTGGCAGTCTTTGGGGCATCGGGAGAGATCAACACCCGAACAGCACGAACGAACAGCACGAACCGAACGAGCTGGCTCTACGACGGGGGGCGCGAGATGAACACACTGCACGGCACCACTACCAGCGCAGTTATCACGCGGCTCCATGACGTCGTCAGGACCGGCGAGAAGTCCGGTGCCGGGCGGGTCTGCACCCGCAGCATCGGCCGCCAGCGGCCGCCGTACATGGTGGCCATCGACGCCACGACGGTCACGCCGGCCGTGGCCGACGGGGGAAACCGGGGGCACGGGGGCAACGCCGCCCACGGGGGAAACAACGGGGGAGCGGAGTACGGGGAGGACACGGGGGAACGGCGTTCCGCGTCGGAGACGGCCGAGGCCGAAGCGGCCTTCACCGCCTACGTCCAGGAGCGCCGCGCCTCCCTGTACGCCACCGCCTACCACCTGACCGGCGACCGCTACGAGGCCGAGGACCTGCTGCAGAGCGCGCTGTTCTCGACCTACCGGGCGTGGGACCGGATCAGCGACAAGGCGGCGCTGGGTGGCTATCTGCGCCGCACCATGACGAATCTGCACATCAGTGCCTGGCGCCGGCGCAAGCTCAACGAGTACCCGACCGAGGAGCTGCCGGAGACGGCGGCCGACGTGGACGCGATGCGCGGCACCGAGCTGCGCGCCGTGCTGTGGCAGGCGCTGGTCCGGCTGCCCGAGACGCAGCGCACGATGCTGGTGCTGCGCTACTACGAGGGCCGTACGGACCCGGAGATCGCGGACATTCTCGACATCAGTGTCGGCACGGTGAAGTCGAGCATCTGGCGCGCCCTGCGCCGGCTGCGCGAGGACGAAGCCCTCAGCTTCGGCCGTGACGAGGAAGAGTCCTTCGGCGAGCTGGTGGCCTGAGGATCGGGGGAGCCCGAAAGGGATCGGGGGAACCGGGGGAACGCCCGAGGGGGTAAAGGGGATAACGGGGATACGGGGGAAAGTACGGGGGCACGGGGGAAGAGGAAGCGGGTTCGGGCGGCCGGGGGGTCTGTCCGAACCCGCTTCTTCGTGTGTGCGGCCCTGGTCCGGTGCGGCCCCGGCCCCCGGTGCGGCCCCGGCCCGGTGCGGGCCCGGCCCGGTGCGGGCCCGGCGGCGCCCGGCCGCCGGCCCGCTACGCGCCGACCGTGTCCGCCGCCCGCGCCGCCGATATACGGGCCAGGGCCTCCGGCTTGGCGCAGGGGTGTGCGCCCAGCGCGATGTGCCGGGTGACGACGGACCGCTCGTTGCGCAGCAGGCGCAGGCCCCGGCGGACGAGGTACGGGGCCGACTTGCGGCCCTCGCGCAGATCCCGTGCCAGCCGGCGGCGGAAGGTGGTGGTGGGGTGGCCGCGCAGGCACAGCGCGTCGGCCAGCAGCCCCGCCGCACGGCAGTCCGCGATGACATCGGCGGCGAAGATGCCCTCCGCGATGAACAGCGGGGCGCCGCCGAGGTCGAGCCCCGACACGCCGACCCGGGCGCTGGCCGCGATGTCGTAGACCGGAACGTCGGTGCGCCCCGAACGGCACAGTGCGCCGATGGCCGCGACCGCGGCGGTGGCGTCCCAGGACAGCGGCGCGTCCCAGTCGGCGCCGCCGCCGTCGGGCAGTTGCGGCAGCGTCGGGTCCGTCTCCTCCTTGTAGAAGTCGTCGAGACGGAGGACGGGCAGTCCGCTGCGGGCGGCCAGGGACGTCTTGCCGGAGCCCGAGGGGCCGGTCAGCAAAATGACCCGGGCGCGGGTGCCTCCCTGCTCATGGGGGTCTCCCCGCTCGGGCGAAGCCGGCTGCGGGGGAGGGTCCGAGAGCGCGGGGGAGGGCGGCGGCTGGGTGGGGGAGTGGGAGCTCACGGGCACCCATTGTCGCGTATGGGGCCGTGTGGGGTACCCCGGGCGCGCAAGGTGGATCGACTCCCTCCCGCTCAACTACGCTACGGAGTCAATCGATTACGCTGCTGCTCTCGCTCGTGCAGCGCCTCGACCCCTCCGAATCCCCAGGCAGGTGCCCATGCCCTCCCATGCACGTCTCAAGTCCAGCCGCATTCCGCGCACGTTGCTGCGGGCGGGACTGGTGATCTCCGCGGCCGGTGCCGCGATCGCGGCGGGCGGTGCGGCCACGGCGTCCGCCGCGCCCGCTGCCGCGGAACGCAGCGCCGACACCGGCGCCACCGCCTCGGCACTGACCGGCGCACTGCTGAACTCCGCGGCCGGCCTCGGCGCGGTCAAGAACCTCCCGGTGAACCCGCTGGCCAACACCCCCGTCAACCCACTGGCCAACACCGTCAGCACCCAGATCGCCGACTTCAAGCCGCTGAGCACGTCGCTGCTGACCGGCGCGCTCGCGAACGGCGGCGCGCTCAAGGACCTGCCGCTGGTGGGGCCGTTGACGAAGGTGCTGCCGGGCTGAGGGACGGCACGGGCGGCGGGCGCCGACGGCCGCGTTCGCCGCCCGTGCCGGCCGCGTTCGCCGCCCGTGCCGGCCGCGTTCGCCGCGGGGCCGGTTGCGCCCGCTGCCATGCCGGTGCGCGCCCGCCGTCGTGCCGGTCCCGGTCAGCGCCCGTGGAAGGCCGTGACCATCGCCTGCATGTCCTCCTGGAGTGAACAGCACAGCGCGAGCCATGAGCCGTCGACGAAGACCAGATCGAAGCGGCCGCGGGGGAACGTCGTGCGCGGTCTGGGCCGCAGCTCCGCGATGTTCGAGAGCTGTACCTGGGCGGCGACTTCCAGCTCGGGCTCGCGCTCCCGCCACCCGGTGGCCTGGTCCGTCAGGACGAACAGCCGCCGGTCGGTGAGCGCCTGGTGTCGCGGCGAGCCACCCGCGTTGGTGACCTGGACGAGGAACCGGCCGGCCATGCTGGTCCAGCTGCCCTCCATGGGCTTGCCGTAGATCATCCGCTCGGTGGCGTCGTCGAGGGCGTCCTCGATGTTCTCCTGGGCCTCGTTCAGGTTCTCCGCGAGGTTTCCGGCGGCGCGCGTCAGCCGGTGGTTGACCAGCCCGTTGTCGAGCAGCCGGCCGCCGGTCGGACGGCTGGGGGCGGGCGCCCCGCCGGAGGGCTGCGTCGCTTTGTCGAGGACGGCGCCCAGCGCCCCGAGGAGCCCCTTCCCGCGCGGCGCCGACCGCTTTCGCGGGGCGCGCAGGTGGGCGGGGAGGAACGGGAGATTCGGGTACACCTGGTACCCGCGGGCCTCCCACAGGATCTCGCCGGGGTGGAGGAACCGGCGGCAGGGCGTGGCGTGGTCGGTCTTCGGCAACGTGGTCAGCTTCCTTGGCTCACGGGCTCAGACGCCCTGGTTGAAGACCGCGACGAACCGCTCCATGCGCTCCCGCGACAGGCTGCCCAGGGCGATCCACGAGCCGTCGACGAACGTGACATCGAACCGCCCCCGGCTGATGACCTTCGAATGCGCCGTGAACCGGGCGAGGTGCGTACGGGGCACCGCCACGCCGAAGCCCCACTGCGGGGCGGGGTTCCGCCGGCTCGTGCTGTGGTTCACCAGCAGGATCAGCCGGCGGTCGGTCAGCGCCTGGCGCTCGGGGTCGCCGCCCGCGTTGGTCAGATCGACCAGGAAGCGCCCGGCCATGCTGTGCCGGCCGCCGTCCATGACGGTGCCCCAGATCGCCCGCTCGGCCGCCCGGTCGGCGAAGTGCTCCAGGCCGGTCGCGGCATTCTCGACCCGGTCGCCGACGCGGTCCACGGTCCGGATCAACGGGTTGTTGACCACGCGGCTGCCGCCCATGGCCTCCAGAGGACGGCTCACCTTGCCCAGCACGCTCCCCAGCGCGCCCCGTACCCGCTGTTCGAGCGCGGACGGAGGGGGCGGGGTATGCGGCGTTCGCAGCTGGGCTGGGACGGCGGGCAGCGCCGAGTTCGCGTAGTGGTCCAGGGCGACGATCAGCCGTTCCCCCGGCTGGAGAAAGGGCTGGAAACAGCCGCGGTAGTCCGGTCGCATCCGGCGCGGTTCCTCTCGTGGGGGCAGGGGTGGTCAGCCGAACGGGTCGTCGGGATCGCGGGGTTGCCGGGCGACGGCCGGGCGGGCGGCCGACCGGGATGCCGGCCGGGATGCCGTCGTCGTGCGGCGGGTCAATAGTAGTTAAAGATGCGGACAGCAGTGTGGGGCCCCGCACAAAAGCGGGGCCCCACAAGGGCATTGGCGACGGTGCGCCGTAAGACCGCCGGAACGGGCCGGCGTAGCGCCCGAGCAGGCCTAAACGCCCATCGGGTGCCACACCGTCTTCGTCTCCAGGAAGCTCAGCAGGCGGCCGGTGCCGGGGTCGGCGGTCCAGTTCACCGTCCCCGGGCGGAGCACCCGCTTGAGGTTGTCGGCCGCGGCCTTCTCCAGCTCCGTCGCCAGCTCGTCGCCGGCACCTGCGAGATCGAGGGCATTGACGTCCTGGTGGGCGGCGAGCGGAGCGCCCAGCTCCGCTGTACGGCCCGAGAGGATGTTGATCACACCGCCCGGGAGATCGGACGTGGCGAGCACCTCGGCCAGCGAGAGCGCGGGCAGCGGGGCGCCCTCGGCGGCCGCCACGACCACGGTGTTGCCGGTGACGATCGCCGGGGCGATCACCGAGACCAGGCCGAGGAACGACGAGTCCTGGGGGGCCAGGACCGCGACCACACCGGTCGGCTCGGGGGCGGAGAGGTTGAAGTACGGGCCGGCCACGGGGTTGGCGGCGCCGGCGATCTGGGCGACCTTGTCGGACCAGCCCGCGTACCAGACCCAGCGGTCGATGGCCGCGTCCACCTGCGCCGTCGCCTTCGCCTTGGACAGGCCCTCGGCGGCGGCCACCTCGGCGGTGAACTGGTCGCGGCGGCCCTCCAGCATCTCGGCGACGCGGTAGAGGATCTGGCCGCGGTTGTAGGCCGTGGCGCCCGACCAGCCGCCGAACGCCTTACGGGCGGCGACCACCGCGTCCCGGGCGTCCTTGCGGGAGGCCAGCGGCGCGTTGGCGAGCCATGCGCCCTTGGAGTCGGTCACTTCGTACACCCGCCCGCTCTCGGACCGGGGGAACTTGCCCCCGACGTACAGCTTGTAGGTCTTGAGCACACTCAAGCGGTCAACAGTGTTCATCAGCGCGCGCCCTCCGGGCTCGACGGGGCGAGGTACGCCTCCAGACCGTGCCGGCCGCCCTCGCGGCCGTAGCCCGACTCCTTGTAGCCGCCGAAGGGCGAGGCCGGGTCGAACTTGTTGAACGTGTTGGACCAGACGATGCCCGCACGCAGCTTGTTCGCCATCCACAGCATCCGCGAGCCCTTCTCCGTCCAGATGCCGGCGGAGAGCCCGTACGGGGTGTTGTTGGCCTTCTCCACGGCCTCCGCGGGGGTGCGGAAGGTCAGCACGGACAGCACCGGGCCGAAGATCTCCTCGCGGGCGATGCGATGCGCCTGGGTGACGCCGGTGAACAGCGTCGGGGCGAACCAGTAACCGGAGGCGGGGAGTTCGCAGGACGGCGACCAGCGCTCGGCGCCCTCGGCCTCGCCCGCGTCGGCCAGCGCGGTGATCCGGGCCAGCTGCTCGGCGGAGTTGATGGCGCCGATGTCGGTGTTCTTGTCGAGCGGGTCGCCCACGCGCAGGGTCCGCATCCGGCGCTTGAGCGCGTCCAGCAGCTCGTCGGCCACCGACTCCTGGACCAGCAGGCGCGAGCCCGCGCAGCAGACGTGGCCCTGGTTGAAGAAGATGCCGTTGACGATGCCCTCGACGGCCTGGTCGAACGGCGCGTCGTCGAAGACGATGTTGGCCGCCTTGCCGCCCAGTTCGAGGGTGACCTTCTTGTCGGTGCCGGCGACCGTACGGGCGATCGCCTTGCCGACCTCGGTGGAGCCGGTGAAGGCCACCTTGTTGATGCCGGGGTGCCCGACCAGCGAGGCGCCCGTGGACCCGTCGCCGGTGAGGATGTTGACGACGCCCTTGGGCAGGCCCGCCTGGCGGCAGATGTCCGCGAAGAACAAGGCGGACAGCGGGGTCGTCTCGGCGGGCTTGAGGACGACCGTGTTGCCGGTCGCCAGCGCCGGGGCGATCTTCCACGCGAGCATCAGCAGGGGGAAGTTCCAGGGGATGACCTGGCCCGCGACGCCCAGGGGGCGCGGGTTCGGGCCGTACCCCGCGTGGTCGAGCTTGTCGGCCCAGCCCGCGTAGTAGAAGAAGTGCGCGGCGACCAGCGGCAGGTCGGCGTCCCGGGACTCGCGGATCGGCTTGCCGTTGTCCAGCGACTCCAGCACGGCCAGCTCGCGCGAGCGCTCCTGGATGATCCGGGCGATCCGGAAGAGGTACTTGGCCCGCTCGGCGCCGGGCAGCGCGGACCACTTCTCGAAGGCCTTGCGGGCGGCCTTCACGGCGCGGTCGACGTCCTCGGCGCTCGCCTGGGCGACCTCGGAGAGGACTTCCTCGGACGACGGGGAGACGGTCTTGAAGACCTTGCCGTCACAGG
This portion of the Streptomyces sp. 2114.4 genome encodes:
- a CDS encoding sensor histidine kinase, giving the protein MSRRSTSGATTEDGGGDGAGGAGAPAPGRRVLRMLGRPSGLLRWTSLRLRLVVVFALVALTAAVSASGIAYWLNRNTVLDRTQNAVLKDFRKALEDNTRSLPLHPRCAELQDAARQMAAGPQNYAVLLIGVDREGKDCAATTDKDLLTLTNVPAALRSAVNEVRPVDESNRYAHHLYWQRKQVGDTPYLVAGAKVIGGGPTGYMMKSLAAERQDLTSLAWSLGIATALALVGSALLAQAAATTVLRPVQRLGHAARQLGEGRLDTRLRVTGTDELADLSRTFNRTAERLEHRVAELSGREAASRRFVADMSHELRTPLTAITAVSEVLEEEADSLDPMIAPAVQLVVSETRRLNDLVENLMEVTRFDAGTARLVLDDVDVADQVTACIDARAWLDAVELDADRGTVARLDPRRLDVILANLIGNALKHGGSPVRVSVSTEGPAGDGGGRTGSTAVSAGGGPGGAGGSGGAGGTGEAGEPAAGVEGGGPERSGKASGEGRPGSGKLVIRVRDHGPGIPEEVLPHVFDRFYKASASRPRSEGSGLGLSIALENAHIHGGEITAANLPEGGAVFTLRLPMDASPLADGDRQDDGTADDEDTEDGR
- the afsQ1 gene encoding two-component system response regulator AfsQ1, which gives rise to MPFLLLIEDDDAIRTALELSLSRQGHRVVTAATGEDGLKLLREQRPDLIVLDVMLPGIDGFEVCRRIRRTDQLPIILLTARNDDIDVVVGLESGADDYVVKPVQGRVLDARIRAVLRRGERESSDSATFGSLMIDRSAMTVTKNGEDLQLTPTELRLLLELSRRPGQALSRQQLLRLVWEHDYLGDSRLVDACVQRLRAKVEDVPSSPTLIRTVRGVGYRLDSPQ
- a CDS encoding SigE family RNA polymerase sigma factor; translation: MNTLHGTTTSAVITRLHDVVRTGEKSGAGRVCTRSIGRQRPPYMVAIDATTVTPAVADGGNRGHGGNAAHGGNNGGAEYGEDTGERRSASETAEAEAAFTAYVQERRASLYATAYHLTGDRYEAEDLLQSALFSTYRAWDRISDKAALGGYLRRTMTNLHISAWRRRKLNEYPTEELPETAADVDAMRGTELRAVLWQALVRLPETQRTMLVLRYYEGRTDPEIADILDISVGTVKSSIWRALRRLREDEALSFGRDEEESFGELVA
- a CDS encoding uridine kinase; this translates as MSSHSPTQPPPSPALSDPPPQPASPERGDPHEQGGTRARVILLTGPSGSGKTSLAARSGLPVLRLDDFYKEETDPTLPQLPDGGGADWDAPLSWDATAAVAAIGALCRSGRTDVPVYDIAASARVGVSGLDLGGAPLFIAEGIFAADVIADCRAAGLLADALCLRGHPTTTFRRRLARDLREGRKSAPYLVRRGLRLLRNERSVVTRHIALGAHPCAKPEALARISAARAADTVGA
- a CDS encoding aldehyde dehydrogenase, which codes for MNTVDRLSVLKTYKLYVGGKFPRSESGRVYEVTDSKGAWLANAPLASRKDARDAVVAARKAFGGWSGATAYNRGQILYRVAEMLEGRRDQFTAEVAAAEGLSKAKATAQVDAAIDRWVWYAGWSDKVAQIAGAANPVAGPYFNLSAPEPTGVVAVLAPQDSSFLGLVSVIAPAIVTGNTVVVAAAEGAPLPALSLAEVLATSDLPGGVINILSGRTAELGAPLAAHQDVNALDLAGAGDELATELEKAAADNLKRVLRPGTVNWTADPGTGRLLSFLETKTVWHPMGV
- a CDS encoding aldehyde dehydrogenase family protein yields the protein MTFDYAPAPESRALVDIAPAYGLFIDGEFAPACDGKVFKTVSPSSEEVLSEVAQASAEDVDRAVKAARKAFEKWSALPGAERAKYLFRIARIIQERSRELAVLESLDNGKPIRESRDADLPLVAAHFFYYAGWADKLDHAGYGPNPRPLGVAGQVIPWNFPLLMLAWKIAPALATGNTVVLKPAETTPLSALFFADICRQAGLPKGVVNILTGDGSTGASLVGHPGINKVAFTGSTEVGKAIARTVAGTDKKVTLELGGKAANIVFDDAPFDQAVEGIVNGIFFNQGHVCCAGSRLLVQESVADELLDALKRRMRTLRVGDPLDKNTDIGAINSAEQLARITALADAGEAEGAERWSPSCELPASGYWFAPTLFTGVTQAHRIAREEIFGPVLSVLTFRTPAEAVEKANNTPYGLSAGIWTEKGSRMLWMANKLRAGIVWSNTFNKFDPASPFGGYKESGYGREGGRHGLEAYLAPSSPEGAR